The sequence AGTTTAGGTAGATTGTATACACGGTAACAAATCAGAACACTTTTATTGGGAAGGGACATCCCTCCAGCCCTTTCTCCCATCAGCCCACCTCCTTGAGTTCTCAGTCCTCCACAAGAATTATCTGTGGTAActtgtctctctccaccctgGAAATCTGGGTGCATTGTGGATTAGAGGTGCACTGTGTGTCTGGGTACATGTGTATCCATGTGCGTCGTATGCCTAAGGATGTGTGTATCCGGCTACATTGTGTGTATGGGTGCATTGTGTGTCCGGAAGCATTGTATGTCTGTGTAAGTTGTCTATTTGGGTGCATTGTATATCTGGGTATGCTTTTTATCTGGGTGAGTATTCTGGTTGATGTAGCCTAGCTGGGAAAATACTCGGCATATTATTGAGGGGGTGGAACTACTAAGCTAAAGGGTCAGAAGGAGCAAGAGGAAGCTTAGTCCTGTTACCTGCCCCTTCCTTGGGACTACATGCCTCAGGTTTCAGAAGGATTATATTTCCCAGAACGTTCTGGGAGATTGGAATCTTCCATGGAAGCTTTGGGATCAAACAATGGGAGTGTGGAAAGTGTTCAGCCAATTGGCATgccaggaaaggagggggaggggtcggTGGGAGGGGTCGGGGTCCCACAACCTAGGGAGGACAGGCAACTCTTTTCCCGAGGTGAGGGGTGAGTGTGAACTATGAATGGTGGGTAGTGTGAACGGTGAAGTCAGGCACTGCACACGTGCTCAAGCTGTAGAAAGCATATGTGTCTGTGCACAGTTGTGGAATTGTTGAAGCTTGAGGATGTAGTTAAGGAAGTGTGAGAGCTTGGATTTCAGTGCCTCTCCCCAGTTGGCTCTGACTGCGGATGAACCCTGATTCCTGGAGCTGAGACTACTGTTGTGATTTGAGAGTGTCTGGAGCCATGTGAATTTTCCCGGGTTTCTCCACCTTTAATCCTGGGCCATGGGTCCCCTATCGCTCCCCGCCCCCAGATGGCAGGAGCAGTTCTGGGGGATGCTCTGGGAGGGGAGAGATTGTCAAGAGCCCAAGATGCAGCAGTGAGATCTGGGAACCTGCAGTGCAAGCAACCAGGAGGCTGaacccacttctctccccaccgaGAGGAGGCTCCTGCCTCCTGGTCCCTGACCCAGGTCCCTCCTAAAGCCTgaaccccaccccccagccccccccacaACCAGAttctgccccaccctcagcctcctagACCTGCCCCCCATCTTCAGGACCCAGCCCTCCAACCCCCATaccccaccccttccaccccAGATTCTGCCCTCCGGGGTCCTTCCCTAATCTCGCCGGGAATTACCTTCAGGGTGAGGACAGCCACAAACGCCACTGAGAACAGGAGCATGGTCGTGAGGAAACCCCTCCCCTCCTGGCTCGGGAGATAATTCTGCAacagaaggggttggggggcgtTCAGCCATGGTGGCTGCCATGAAGTGGTCAAGTGTGTGCTGGGGTGGGATTGGGGGGCGGTGATGCTCAGACATTGGCACCACTGGAAACCAGTCAGTGAAGCCTTTCAGCCTTGGTGCCTGCCGGGAACCAATCAGGGCTCCATTCAGCTGCTCAGACCCAGCACCGGAATTGCCAGGGCCGTGGATGGGGCAGGGGCTCAGCATCAGCCCCTGGGAGGATATTGTGGCCTTATTCATGGGGAGACCCCAGTCCCTAAGTTATAGGGAGCAGGGATGGTCACCACTGGACATAACAAACCTGGGAcacccccagtcccagccccccaCCAAGGGTCCCTtgccaatcagtcagttaatcaatgacCTGAGCCAGGAAGGCCCCTTCATTCCACTCCAGGGACCATGACAGCACCATGTTGCTCTGCTGGACAGGGACCCctttccacccccagccctgcgCCTCACCTTATTACTGCCCAAGAAGGCTCAGAGAACTTCCCAGAGCCCAgaagagcagtatggcctactggacagagcacgggccgggagtcagaaggacccaggttctaatccctgctccgccacttgtctcctgtgcgacCCTGGGaatgccacttaatttctctatgcctcagttacttcatctgtaaaatggggattaagactgtgagactcatgtaggacatgaactgtgtccaacctgattagcctgtatccacactagtgcttagtacagtgcctggtacatagtaagcgcttaacaaataccacaaaaaaatcttCATGGTTTGGGAGGAACTAGAACTAGGAACCAGAGTGTCgatggcgggggagggggggcgggtgcCCCTGGTCGTAATGACCCTTGAAATGCGTCCACTTCATCACAGAGGGAGAATGAGCCTATGAGAGACCTTAGCTTAGCACACCCAGAGCTTGATCAGGGGTCCAAGGGGAGTTCAGGGCCAATAGGGGACAGGAAACAATGGGGGGGGCTAGGGGAGGAGTTTGTGAGGAGGCTGTGAAGTTAAGGTCTGTGAGGTTTCTAATTGGTTAgaaggagaatcagggatggagaggggagagttaggggcaTTGGATAGGCCACACTGGatcagagtcaggggtgttggatggaccACGCTGAGTCACTGGAgaaagtcagggttggagaggggagagtcaagggtgttggatgTTTCATCCTTAAACTTGGGGATAGGTGTCCAGGCAGGGAACAAGCATATGGTTCCTCCATCTGTGGCCCCCCTCGGTGACTACACTGTGGGGTGTCCTGGGGTGGCATCACTCAGGGGCCTCCTGCCTGACCCCACCACACCCCGGGCCACCAGGGCCTCCTTTCGCCAACTGCCTGTGCTCCCCATCTTACCATGTGGTTCATGGCTTTGAAGTTGAGATACGCTGGCACCTCCATGTAGGAGCTGCAGAGGGCCAGGACACTGAGGCAGaaatccaagagctgcagggccACGAGGGGTGTCTTGGGCCGTCCTCTCTGGCaaaggcaaggggaaggaggaggaaagattaGCGACCGGTTAAAAGTTGGCCAGAAGGTCAGGAAATTGAGGTCAGACTCCACTCCCAACCCCTTTCAGTGCATCTTATTTCCATTTCAGGTCAGTCTGTGGGCACTGGCTGAACCAAAAGAGTGTTACCCGGAGaggtgcctctcagccctggtgggGATTCTTGGCTGGGCCTATGCTACCTGCACAGGAGAAACCCAAATACGCTTCCTATCCTGAGGTCCATACCTTGAGGGCAAAGGGGGCGGGAGGGTGTGTCCCTGAAGGCATGGACACTGGCAAGGCCAGTGCTACAGAGCACAACCACTGGGACCCCAAGGGTCTGGATCAGAGAGGGGAGCATGGGGTCAGAACTCACCAGCCTCATCCTCCCATCTGCTTCTAGGGGTCAGGCCAGAATGCTGGTCTGGCCACACTCAGCAGTAGTGTAGTGTGTGCCGAGTGCTGGTCTaggtacctgctgtgtgcagagtgctgggccGAGCACCcgctgtgtgtgcagcactgggTCAAGCACCCGCTGGGTGCACAGAGCTGGGCCAGGCACccgctgtgtgcaaagtgctctaCTGGGGCTGGGAATTGTACCCCGGAAGAACTCACCGCCCGGGTCGCTGTGGCCAGCCGCAGGTAGCCTGGGAGTTCGATGTAGGTGCCCAGCAGCGTGAGGAGGCCCAGCAGGAAATCCATGATTTGCAGGGACAGAAAAGGCAGGAGGCAGCGCTCCCGCTTCTGCAGGCAGGAGCAGCATAGGTCATCCCCAGCCCTCCCACCACGTCCCAGCACCAGGGCCCAGGCTCCCTCCCCCTTGTTGGAAGGAAGCGAGTCCACCTCCGTGTGCCCCAAGTAAAGGCAGGGTGTCCAACACAATGTGGTTTCACCGGTTGGAGTCCTGGCACTGGGAGGGGTTGGGCCATGatggtggtcttctagactgtgagcccgttgggggcagggattgtctctctttgttgctgaattgtactttccaagtgcttagtacagtgctctgcacgcagtaagcgctcaattaatgcaactgaatgaatgaatggtcttgggATTTCCTGATATTTGGTTAGAGTGAGACTGACAGAATTATCCTGTCATCCCCGGACTCTCCTGATCCTCTCCTCTGGACTCCCGATCTCGGaccttcacctctcacatccctcCGTCAACATGtgcatacacacaaacacccacacccACATACACCCCTAGACACACCCTTTCCCACTCACCTTAATGACACCGAAGAGCAGGCTGATGCTGACGACGAACAGCATGCCAAGGAGCAGGAAGCTGGAGGTGATGTCTACTGTAGGGACAGTGGAATGGCAATCATGGACAGACAGCCTCACTGCCCTCCCCCAGGAGCCACCCACCTGTCCAATCCAGGGCTCCAACAGTGGCACCAGGATGTTGGGAAAAGCCGAGTGCTGTTTGCCTTCCTGGACACCCACCCTCATGGCGAGGCATGACCCACCcagcacccctgactctcccttctatcTGATGGGGTGGGAGTTCTGTGTTGGGCCTGCCCCATCCCTctggctcctggttctcctcccaactTCCGCAGCTCTGtaatctctgccctgccccctctcaACCTTCCTGGTCTCTCCTTGGGCTACAGAAGCTCTATTTTCCAGACCATCCCAGTGACCCTGCTCCATTCCACTTCATCcctattccagctctgcccatccCTTCTGAACAGTGGACCTGTCCATGGGTCCTGGGGGCTTGTGGACCTGGGTGCCAGGGGCTCTGAGCCCTATCCATTCCATCCAGGCCAATGGGGTTCGTGGGAAGGTAGGGAGATATTAAGGGGGCCACCGGCCACATTGCCCTGATGTCTGGAAAGGGAGTCCAGCCTCAGCCTCTCCCACCAGGGATGGAGATAAGGAATCAAATGGCGACTGGTCAGCCCCTCTCCACCTAATCTGCCCCCAGCCTACCCAAGCGGTAGGAGCGGGTCCCCGcgacctggcactggcccttgcCATTGGCCACCTCCACAGCATGTTCCACCAGGAGCAGGACACTCACTACCTGTAGAGGGAAGAATGAAGGCATGCGGGCATGTATGGGGATACGAGGGGGTAGGGGTACTCACAAAtggcacacatacatatacacacaaagacATATAGATACAAACACACCAACACAAACCTGGTTgcacacagaggcacagacacaCAAATACAGCGACACCTGAGACCGCATCCAGCCTTAGGGCTGGGAGAGTCAATGCAGGGGTCAGACCAGCAGTGGGTGGGGACGGGGCTGTCTGGAACATTGGACTTAAATGGAGGGGGGCGaagggcgtcctggaggaggagggctttccCTTGAGCTTTccgaagtgagagagagagagagagagaaagagagagagagagagagagagagagtgtgtgtgtgtgtgtgtgtgtcactctGGAGGTGTGGGTGGTTGTCTCGGGGGCTCCAGGCTGAATCTGGCCTGGCAAGAGGAGCCTGGGTGGCCCCTGTGACTACTGCCCAGGTGACAGCCCCAGGAGAGTGGGTATTTAAAGAAACTGAATGACAACTGTGGTGGCGGGTGGGGGGAGCAAGAGGCAGCCGCAAGGGAGGGAAGGCAGTGCCCATGGGAATGGGGAGTTACCACCCGGCTTGGGGGACCAGGGGAGCCAGCCCTGAGGCTGTCTGATGTCCCTGAGAAGCCAGGGAAGTTCATTCCCCTTCTCCTGAGTCTACCCCCAGCTGCCCAATCCTCCCCACAGGACAACAGCCAAATGACCTCCAGGATCTGAGGGCTAGGGGGCCTGGGAGACCTCCTGGCTCAGCTGTTAAGTCTCTGGAAGGGGGTCTGAagactcagtttctccatttgtgaaatggggcaGCAGGGATTCCGCTTTCACCTGGGATGGAGGGACACGGTTAGGGGAAGAGGGGCCGGCAGCTGTCCCATCCTCCACTTCTGGAGAATGTGGGCAACCAGAACCTTGTTCCCCAGAATGTTTGGGGAGAGGTCTCTATTCTCCCCTCGGGGCCCTGAACcagccctcccagcccctcctgccACCATCCTATCCCAGAAACCTGACCAAAGCTACAGTCCCCTGGGGGCTCTGTTGGAGCTTCCTAAATTTCAACAGACATTAATGGGGTGGGTGATTGGGGAGAAAATGCACACGcgcgtgcatacacacacacacacactctctctctttctctttctctctctctctctctctctctctctctctcgctctcttttctGTACCCCAGCAGGGCCCTCACATTCTGCCCCACCTCCCTGGACAGCAGCACAGAATCCCACAAGGATCAGGATGACTAGTGAGAGACAAGGATCAATACTCCAGAGGATAAATCGATTTAGGGGATGAAATTTTCCCAGAAAAGTCAGGCTGGACCCTGCTCACTGAAAAGTCACCCACCTGCCCCTTTCCAGGACCCAGTGCTGCCACTGGCTCGACTccacctctgagtcccaggatgAGGGACTTGGGACATAGGACATGGGACATAGGATGACTGGCACAACACTGTGAGCTGCTTCACAATCAGCACAACGACCTCGACTGAGAGTCCAgcccgtccattcattcaatcatatttattaagcacttactgtgtgcagagtccataCTAGaccgccctccccccaccccccccccccgccccaagatCAGGGTCACTCCATCAGCCCTCTAAGCTGAGTATGGCCACTGAATTCCAGCTCCTGGACAGCAAAGAGCAAAATAATGCACTGATGGAAGATAAATTAGACAACTAATATGAAAAAGGCAAACTCAACCTTCAGGATCTTGCCTGACAGACAGTCTGGTATAGACAGACACTGAGCTTCCCACCAAACTGGCTCTCACTGAGCCACTGCTGTCACTGCTGTGCCCACCCTCTCTCAGGGCCAGGAGCCTTGGACCTTTGCTAAAGCCTTTCAGAAAGCTCTTAAGGACTaaagcccttagagaagcagcatggcctagtggatagagcaagggcccgggagtcagaaggaccagggttctaacgcaggttgcaccacttgtctgctgtgtgaccctgggcaagtcacttcacttctctgtgcctcacttacctcatccgtaaaatgaggattaagactgtgagccctttgtgggacaaggactgtgcctaacctgatttatttgtatccgccccagtgcttagtataatgcctggaacatagaagacCTTAAtgctatatataaaaaaaaacatCTGGTCTCCCTGGAGGTTTCACTAGCGTCATCTATGAGCCAGGTGCCATCATGCATGGCAGGGTGGCACCCCACAGAGAGGTCTCAAAAAGCAGTCTGTGCCCAGTGGCGGACAGGGGAGTGACTGGGTGTCTGCAGAACATGTCACAGCTGGGCTGTGGAATCCTCCTGgtaggggctggaagggaggaatcTGTTCCAGTGAGCTCACCCATCTCAGCCAAAACAGCTCAGTGGGGCCATGGAGTAAACTCCAAGGTGGACTAACCTAAGGAAACCCTGCTCCCAGGGAACTGACTGTGGCCCCAAGGTCAGTGTCCACTCACTGATGGTGCCCCAGGATGCCTGGTCAACTGAGCCCACCCATCTCCTGGCCATTTGGGTGCTGGTGATCCACGGTCTCCAGGCTGGGagggtgctggggaggggggaatcccAGAGGTTATGTCAAGGCCAAGATGCTCTGGAGTGAGTCACTTCCTCCCCACGGCCCAAACGGAGCTGTCCGTTCCCCACTGCTACCCCCGGCTCCCGAAATAAAGCAGTGGCTTCCGGTAGGGTTGGCCACTTGAGACGACAGTCTACATGCACCCGGGTGTGGAGGACAAGGCCTGCTCTAGCCCAAGATTCAGAGTCAGGATGAAACACATTTTGAATTGGGCTGAGAAATCCAGTCAGAGTCTTTGGGCCAGCAAAggcccctcccactcctcctccaagCTGCTCACTTCAACACAGACAGCCTGCCCCCATAGTCCCCAAGCTTCAGGCAGAGAGGTCCCACAGCAATGACCTGGTCATCTGCAAGGGTGTAGAACTGCACTTTCAGTAAGGAGGAACtgcaaaccccttgtgggcagcactggtgtctaccaattgtattgtactctcccaagtgcttagtacaatgttctgccctaatttcacctactccctctcccttctgcatcacctacgcacttggatctgtaccctttaagcacttgctcttcaccccaccctcagactcaCAGCATTTATGCTTATATCCAtaccttattttaatatctgtctctcctctagactgtaagctccttgtgggcaagaaacatgtctaccaactctgttgtattatactctcccaagtgctccacatacaagtgctcagttacctcagtaacaGCTCAGTGCTCggttgggcctgttacctcatctgtaaaatggggaataagactgtgagccctgttccccccctctagactgtgggcccattgtggaaagggattgtctctgctgctgaattgtactttccaagcacttagtacagtgctctgcacacagtaagtgctcaataaatgcaattgaatgaaagaaaagtgctcaataaataccattgactgcatTCTGTaaatgttcactaaataccactgattaattgcaaACTgcaaacactcactaaatactattgattgcaacCTGTAAACCCTCACTAAatgtgatcgatcgattgattgattgagggatgttcttccccctccccatccggaGGAATCATGTCCCCACCGGACCCAGCTGAGCCTTTCCTGTGGCAGGCAAGTCCAGGTGCTGGGGACGGGGATCCTGCAGGTCCAGGCTGGCAGAAAGAGGGTCTCCAGAGACCTCAGTCCAGGGAACTCAGCCCTGAGACAGAAAATGCTGTGGGCCAAGATGGACTATGTAGCACCTTTGACTCCATCTCtggctctccccagtgacccaacatggaccatccaacacccctgactcccttttctccatccctaAGTCCTTCAGTGACCTAGTGTGGACCATCCAACTCCCCTGattctcctttctccatcactgactcttccccagtgacccagagcggacatccaacacccctgcctctccaccagtgacccagcatgggccaTCAAACATCCTTAGCTCTCCCTcccagtgatccagcatggacGCTTATCCTTGGGTCTGTCCAAACCCCTGTGTACCTGTGGGCATTTCTGGCTGCCCAGTGGCCCCTGGAGATGGGTTCCTGCACTCACCCAGGATGGGGGAAGAAGTATTTTCTGCTGTTTGTTCTAAACCTGTTGCTCTCGGGCTCCAGCTCCCaatcagcattgcctagtggcaggagcacgggcttgggaatcagtttgtcttctgtgtcacttccctgtgcctcagttacctcatcagtaaaatggggattaagactgcgagccccatgtgggacagggactgtgtccaacctgattacattgtatctgccccagtgcttagtacagtgcttggcacttagtaagtgcttaacaaataccattattattattattgttattattattattattattattattattattttattcttcaaaccctcctaaaaccccaaGTCCTCCAGCAAGCTTTTCCCAAGtaatttcccagcatcctgaaccatataaacccatcagccaactCTAATACTTAAGAGCttctttatatcaatcaatggtgttcattgagggcttactgtgtgccaagcactgtactagttacttgggagagaaaagtaGAGTTGGTAAGCCTgtgccctgccaacaaggagctcacatcctCAGGACTCATGAATACACATTTATTaaattgtacattcagttatttattttgagccCTCAAGTTGTCCATACTTTTATGTTTTCATCCCCAGTTAAAGcggtagctccttgtgggtagggaacatgccgcTCTGTTGTTCTCTATTCCCCCAGCGCCTACTACAGGGCACCGCACCAAGTGAGCAgaagcaagggaagcagcatggcctactgcgtagtgtacgggcctgggtgtcacaaggacctgggttctaattccggctccaccacgtctctgctgtatgaccttgggcaattcatttcacttttctgtgcttcaattacctcatctgcaaaatggggattaagactgtgcgtcccatgtgggactgggattgtgtccaacctgattactttgtatcactcccagcgcttagaacagtgtttgacactgttTGGCACACAAGCCCccaaaccattattattaggtggggcgCTGAGCTCAGACCAATGCTGCTACGGTGGGGGACACTCGTCCTGGAGAGTAGTTTGGGGACTTGGGGAGTCAGCCATCTCGTGCCCACCCGGCTCTCTTGGACGAGGTCTTGGGGCACAGGGTAGAGGGGCAGCTGAGCCGAAGAAGCAGCCTTGGCTCTCGAGAGTGAAGGGC comes from Tachyglossus aculeatus isolate mTacAcu1 chromosome 16, mTacAcu1.pri, whole genome shotgun sequence and encodes:
- the LAPTM5 gene encoding lysosomal-associated transmembrane protein 5 isoform X1, translated to MPPQIPGKMPSETLVRRAPERRASCFNTRVATTALAGYHMVVSVLLLVEHAVEVANGKGQCQVAGTRSYRLVDITSSFLLLGMLFVVSISLLFGVIKKRERCLLPFLSLQIMDFLLGLLTLLGTYIELPGYLRLATATRARGRPKTPLVALQLLDFCLSVLALCSSYMEVPAYLNFKAMNHMNYLPSQEGRGFLTTMLLFSVAFVAVLTLKVYMFKCVWRCYRDIQAQQATGGKVTPRLLQQVALPSYEEAVALPGKGARPPPYSEV
- the LAPTM5 gene encoding lysosomal-associated transmembrane protein 5 isoform X2, which gives rise to MPPQIPGKMPSETLVRRAPERRASCFNTRVATTALAGYHMVVSVLLLVEHAVEVANGKGQCQVAGTRSYRLDITSSFLLLGMLFVVSISLLFGVIKKRERCLLPFLSLQIMDFLLGLLTLLGTYIELPGYLRLATATRARGRPKTPLVALQLLDFCLSVLALCSSYMEVPAYLNFKAMNHMNYLPSQEGRGFLTTMLLFSVAFVAVLTLKVYMFKCVWRCYRDIQAQQATGGKVTPRLLQQVALPSYEEAVALPGKGARPPPYSEV